Proteins encoded in a region of the Zea mays cultivar B73 chromosome 4, Zm-B73-REFERENCE-NAM-5.0, whole genome shotgun sequence genome:
- the LOC100191378 gene encoding uncharacterized protein LOC100191378 has product MARLLTQTLTLARPAASSSPTAAFASLRCLATKVEIVEIDLTEEDAGSSAHGSSPSSPSIEVVGIRRLEEAIHGVMVRRAAPDWLPFVPGGSYWVPPLRLPHEVTAFVGRIAASGGASGVAKFMDGVAAPGGAGAVGGAFEVVELDDDELMEEEEEEALCFSTTRGWPSASFFVQGKSPDTRRKSRKGAIQTNDEES; this is encoded by the exons ATGGCCCGCCTCCTCACACAAACCCTCACCCTAGCCcgtcccgccgcctcctcctccccCACCGCCGCATTCGCCTCCCTCCGTTGCCTCGCTACCAAGGTCGAGATcgtcgagatcgacctcaccgaggAAGACGCTGGCTCCTCGGCCCACGGCTCCTCCCCCTCGTCCCCATCGATCGAGGTGGTTGGGATCCGGCGCCTGGAGGAGGCCATCCACGGCGTCATGGTGCGCCGCGCCGCTCCCGATTGGCTGCCCTTCGTGCCTGGAGGGTCCTACTGGGTGCCCCCGCTGCGCCTCCCGCACGAGGTCACCGCGTTTGTCGGCCGGATCGCGGCCTCAGGAGGCGCCTCCGGGGTCGCCAAGTTCATGGACGGTGTCGCGGCCCCTGGGGGCGCCGGGGCCGTTGGCGGCGCGTTCGAAGTCGTGGAACTCGACGACGACGAGCtcatggaggaggaggaggaggaggcgcttTGCTTCTCCACCACGCGCGGCTGGCCCTCGGCCTCTTTCTTCGTCCAAG GGAAATCTCCGGATACAAGGAGGAAATCTAGGAAAGGTGCAATTCAAACTAATGATGAAGAAAGCTGA
- the LOC100191378 gene encoding uncharacterized protein isoform X1 — MARLLTQTLTLARPAASSSPTAAFASLRCLATKVEIVEIDLTEEDAGSSAHGSSPSSPSIEVVGIRRLEEAIHGVMVRRAAPDWLPFVPGGSYWVPPLRLPHEVTAFVGRIAASGGASGVAKFMDGVAAPGGAGAVGGAFEVVELDDDELMEEEEEEALCFSTTRGWPSASFFVQGS; from the exons ATGGCCCGCCTCCTCACACAAACCCTCACCCTAGCCcgtcccgccgcctcctcctccccCACCGCCGCATTCGCCTCCCTCCGTTGCCTCGCTACCAAGGTCGAGATcgtcgagatcgacctcaccgaggAAGACGCTGGCTCCTCGGCCCACGGCTCCTCCCCCTCGTCCCCATCGATCGAGGTGGTTGGGATCCGGCGCCTGGAGGAGGCCATCCACGGCGTCATGGTGCGCCGCGCCGCTCCCGATTGGCTGCCCTTCGTGCCTGGAGGGTCCTACTGGGTGCCCCCGCTGCGCCTCCCGCACGAGGTCACCGCGTTTGTCGGCCGGATCGCGGCCTCAGGAGGCGCCTCCGGGGTCGCCAAGTTCATGGACGGTGTCGCGGCCCCTGGGGGCGCCGGGGCCGTTGGCGGCGCGTTCGAAGTCGTGGAACTCGACGACGACGAGCtcatggaggaggaggaggaggaggcgcttTGCTTCTCCACCACGCGCGGCTGGCCCTCGGCCTCTTTCTTCGTCCAAG GCTCCTAA